A segment of the Leclercia adecarboxylata genome:
CATCCGGCGCACCGTCTGCACAGCCAGCTGAACTACTCCTCACTGCGCGAGCAGTATGCAGTGGCCGGGCGCGAGCCGGTGACGCTACACCCGGATGATGCCAAAGCGCGCGGCATTGCCGATGGCGACGTGGTGCGCGTCTGGAACCATCGCGGTCAGGTGCTGGCCGGGGCGGTGGTCAGCGACGGCATCAAGCCGGGCGTGATCTGCATTCATCAGGGGGCGTGGCCGGACCTGGATGCTGAAAATGGCGGAATTTGTAAGAACGGGGCGGTCAACGTGCTGACCAAAGATCTCCCCAGCTCGAAGCTGGGGAACGGCTGTGCGGGAAATACCGCGCTGGCGTGGCTGGAAAAATATCAGGGGCCGACGCTTACGCTGACGGCGTTTGATCCGCCTGCCAGCTCATAAGCCAGGTCGGGTGTTGGGTATCTTCCTGCCAGGCGCTATCTTCAATCCGAAAGCCCTGAGCATGGTAGAAATTCACCGCCCGGCTGTTCTTCTGGTAAACCTCCAGGCTTAACGACGGGTAGCGCTGCTGCACATGGTGGATCAGCGCATGCCCGATCCCCTTTCCGGCATACGCCGGATCGACAAAGAGCGCGCCGACAAAGGCCGACTCCATCACGCTGATGAAGCCCCGAAGCTGGCCTTCCTCTTCCCACACCCAGGTCTCTGCCGACGGCAGATAGACTTCCCGCACGACCGCCTCGCTCTCCTGCCAGTACTGCGCATCAATAAAGGGGTGGGCGACGGTGGTGCTCTCCAGCCAGAGGGTCAGCAGAGGTTCGACATCGTCACTGAGCCATTTGCGGATCATGTTGACCTCCAGGATGACAGTGGCAGGCGGTGACGTGATCGTTAACCAGCCCGCAGGCCTGCATAAAGGAGTAACAGATGGTGGTGCCGACGAACTTAAAGCCGCGCTTTTTCAGCGCTTTCGACAGGGCATCAGAGGCGGGCGTAGAGGTGGGGATCTCTGCCAGCGTTGCCGCCTGGGTCACCTGCGGGGTGTTATCGACGAAGGACCAGACGAAATCACAGAACCGCTCGCCGTTCTCTTCCATCGCCAGGGAAGCCCGGGCGTTGCCGATAATGGCCTCGATTTTGCCGCGATGGCGGATAATGCCTGCATCCAGCACTAACCTGTCGACGTCCGCAGTGGTCATCCCGGCGACAAGAACCGGATCGAACCGGTGGAAGGCCTGGCGATAATTTTCCCGTTTCTTAAGCACGGTGATCCAGGATAATCCGGCCTGCTGGCCCTCAAGGCAGATCATCTCAAACAAATTCTTTCCGTCAGTTTCCGGCACGCCCCACTCCTTATCGTGATAGGCGATGTAGAGCGGATCCTGGCTAACCCAGCCACAACGTTGCATCGGTTCTCTCCCTTGTTGCTCCTGAAATTACAAAAATTTCAATCGACCCGGCTTGACGTGTCACCTAAAGAGACAATAGTTAATACAGGCTGATACGCAACATTCTTCATGTAGCCGCGTAGCCTCACTATAAACAATCACAAATATCGCCGAATTCGGCTCTTCTCTGGAGTCGCTTTGATGATTATAAAAAAAATAAGTGGCCGCCATGCCGTAACCGGTCTGGTGAGTTTCTTGGCCTGTCTGCTGACAGGCAACACAGCAAATGCCTGGCAACAGGAATATATCGTTTCGGATACAAAAAGTAATACCACTGAGCGTTATACATGGGATGACGATCACCAACCGCGTTACGAGGATATTCTCAAAGAGCGGATCCTCTCTTCACAGAATATGCCCGGTCTGGCGCTGAATTTGCCCGATTCGTCACCGGCAGAGGCGACCAGCACGATGAGCGTGGGCTGGAGTATTCCCGTTGCCCGCCGTTTCACCACCGGACCGGTTGCCGCCTGGCATTACGATGGCTCCACGCCCAATATGTACAACGAGTTTGGCGACAGCGTGAACACGCAGTCGCTCACCGACCCGCTGTGGCATGCCAGCGTGAGTACGCTGGGCTGGCGCGTCGATACGCGCCTGGGCGATGTGCGGCCATGGGCGCAAATCAGCTATAACCAGCAGTTCGGCGATAACCAGTGGAAGATGCAGTCCGGGTTGGGGCGCCTGGCACCCTCAACGCAGTACGGCAACTGGATGGATGTCACCGTCGGGGCCGATATGCTGATCAACCCGTATATGGCGGCCTATGCTTCGATGTCGCAGGCCGAAAACATGTCCACCGGAGAAGATTATCTCTATACCCTCGGCGTCAGCGCGAGATTCTGAAACCCGTGGATGAATGACCTGAGCGACTCCGGGTTCATCTTTTTCGGGGCGGGTTCAGACAGCAGTCCAGGTCATTCATTCCTGATTTTCGGCATTTCATTCCGGCACCTCTGCATTTCATGCCGTTTTACCCCTGCTCATGTAGGGTTTTGGTTATCGTTGTCAGCAGTGAATTTCCCTTTTTTCTGCTGCAGGACAACTGCCATGAATACCTCAAATTACAACCGCACCCGCTGGCTGACCCTTATCGGCACCATCGTGACCCAGTTTGCCCTGGGTTCAGTCTACACCTGGAGTCTGTTTAACAGCGCACTCTCCGAAAAACTCGATGCCCCGGTCAGCCAGGTCGCCTTCTCCTTTGGCTTGCTGAGCCTGGGTCTGGCGCTCTCATCTTCCATTGCCGGTAAATTACAGGAACGCTTCGGCGTGAAGCGCGTCACTATGGCTTCCGGGATTTTGCTGGGGGTCGGCTTCTTCCTGACCGCCCACTCCAGCAACCTGATGATGCTGTGGCTGAGCGCCGGGGTGCTGGTGGGGCTGGCGGATGGCGCTGGCTACCTGTTAACCCTGTCGAACTGCGTGAAATGGTTCCCGGAGCGTAAGGGGCTGATCTCCGCCTTCGCCATTGGCTCTTATGGTCTCGGCAGCCTGGGCTTTAAGTTTATCGACAGCCATCTGCTGGCCACCGTCGGTCTGGAAAAGACCTTCATGATCTGGGGCGCTATCGTGCTGGTGATGATCCTGTTCGGGGCCACGCTGATGAAAGATGCCCCACAGCAGGAAGTTAAATCCGTTAACGGCGTGGTTGAGAATGACTTCACCCTGGCCCAGTCCATGCGTAAACCACAGTACTGGATGCTGGCGGTGATGTTCCTGACCGCCTGCATGAGTGGTCTGTATGTGATTGGCGTGGCGAAAGATATCGCTCAGGGGATGGTGAAACTGGATGCCGCAACGGCGGCCAACGCGGTCACCATTATCTCTATCGCCAACCTCTCTGGCCGCCTGGTGCTGGGGATCCTCTCCGATAAGATTGCCCGTATCCGCGTAATTACTCTCGGCCAGGTGGTGTCGCTGGTAGGCATGGCAGCGCTGTTATTCGCCCCGCTCAACGAAGTGACCTTCTTCGCCGCTATCGCCTGCGTCGCGTTTAACTTCGGCGGCACCATTACCGTATTCCCGTCGCTGGTAAGTGAATTCTTCGGCCTGAATAACCTGGCGAAAAACTACGGCGTTATTTATTTAGGCTTTGGTATCGGCAGTATTTGCGGTTCGCTTATTGCTTCGCTGTTTGGCGGCTTTTATGTCACCTTCTGCGTTATATTCGCCCTGCTAATCCTCTCCCTGGCGCTTTCCACCACTATTCGCCAGCCGCAGCGCGAAATATTTAAAGAAGCGCATGCCTGATTGAAACTCCCTCTAAAGGCCGGATATTCCGGCCTTTTTTGTTTCTTCGGGAGGCAAAGAACAGGCCGCAGGTATGTCATCGGACTTGTTTTTTTGTAAATATTTGCAGGGATCACATTCTCTGTTGCCACTTTTTCTTTTCCCTGTGGTCTACTTACCGCGCTTAAAGACGTTTCCGATAACGATCCCCTGAGCAATGAAATACCCTGTTCACTTTTTGACCAAGAGTGGAGCGGCTCTACTTTACCTTTTTCCAGGTTGCATTAATGAAATATATCAAAGCGATGACGCAACAAAAGCTCAGCTTTTTGCTCGCGTTGTACATCGGTCTGTTTATGAATGGCGCGGTTTTTTTCCGTCGGTTTGATGGTTATGCGCAAGATTTTACCGCCTGGAAAGGAGTCGCTGCGGTCGTTGAACTGGTGGGCACTGTGCTGGTCACCTTCTTTTTGCTGCGTCTGCTGTCGCTGTTTGGACGGCGTATCTGGCGCGTACTCGCCACGCTGGTAGTGTTGTGCTCGGCGGGTGCCAGCTATTACATGACCTTTATGAACGTGGTGATTGGCTACGGCATTATTGCCTCGGTCATGACCACGGATATCGACCTCTCGAAAGAAGTGGTCGGTATACATTTTATTCTCTGGCTGGTTTGCGTCAGCATCCTGCCGCTGCTGCTTATCTGGAACAACCGCTGCCGCTATACGTTATTGCGCCAGCTGCGTACCCCAGGGCAGCGCATCCGCAGCGCCGCGGTCGTGGTACTGGCGGGATTAATGGTCTGGGGACCCATCCGGCTGTTGGATTTGCAGCAGAAGAACGTTGAGCGTACCTCCGGCGTGGATATGCCGAGCTACGGCGGCGTGGTGGCAAACTCCTATCTGCCGTCCAACTGGATCTCCGCGCTGGGGTTATATGCCTGGGCGCAGGTGGATGAGTCCTCCGATAATAAATCGCTGATGAACCCGGCGAAGAAATTCACCTATCAGGCGCCGTCTGATATCGACGATACCTACGTGATTTTCATTATTGGCGAAACCACGCGCTGGGATCATATGGGTATTCTGGGCTATGAGCGGGATACCACTCCGAAGCTGGCGCAGGAGAAAAACCTTGTCGCCTTCCGCGGGTATTCCTGTGATACCGCCACCAAGCTCTCGTTGCGCTGTATGTTCGTGCGCGAGGGCGGGGCGAGCGATAACCCGCAGCGGACGCTGAAAGAGCAGAACGTCTTCTCGGTACTGCGTCAGCTGGGCTTTAGCTCCGACCTCTACGCGATGCAAAGCGAGATGTGGTTCTACAGCAACACCATGGCCAACAACATCGCCTACCGTGAGCAGATTGGCGCCGAGCCGCGTAACCGCGGTAAGAGCGTGGACGACATGCTGCTGATCGACGAGATGCAACGCTCCCTGCAGAGCAACCAGGATGGTAAGCATATGATCATCCTGCATACCAAAGGGTCGCACTTTAACTACACCCAGCGTTATCCGCGCAGCTTTGCCAAATGGACGCCGGAGTGTAAGGGCGTGGATAAAGACTGCAGCAAAGCGCAGCTGATCAACTCCTACGACAACTCAGTGACCTATGTAGATCACTTTATCGATAGCGTGATTGACCAGGTGCGCGATAAGAAGGCGATTGTCTTCTACGCCGCCGACCACGGTGAGTCGATTAACGAGAAAGAGCACCTGCACGGTACGCCGCGCAAGATGGCACCGCCGGAGCAGTTCCGCGTGCCGATGATGTTGTGGATGTCCGACAAGTATCTGGAGAACCCGGATAAAGCCAAAATGTTCGCCCATCTTAAAGAGCAGGCGGATATGAAAGTGGCACGGCGTCATGTTGAGCTCTACGACACCATTCTCGGTTGCCTCGGTTATACCTCGCCAGACGGCGGGATTAACGAGAATAACAACTGGTGTAAAGTGCCGGACGGCGCTGCGAAAGCCGCAAAGTAACAGGCCTGGCGACTTTATAGCCGATCGAAAGGCTTTTGCAAAATAAGGGATTGACGGAGACAGAGCGTAGCAGTAAGATGCGCTCCGCATTCGGCGAGTAGCGCAGCTTGGTAGCGCAACTGGTTTGGGACCAGTGGGTCGGAGGTTCGAATCCTCTCTCGCCGACCACATTCGAAAACCCCGCTCTTTGAGCGGGGTTTTTTGCATTTATCACCTGCAGAAATTATTGCTCCGCAAGACTTATCCGACTTAACACACCAAAATACGCCTTACCTCTGTTTAGCCCTGCCTGTTAACGTATTTGTGACATATTCCATTGTATTTTTTTATCTTTAGATTGATCTTTTTTCGCGTTGCTTATGGATAACCTCAGCATTTTCCCCTGTGCGTTTTAACGTTCATGGTATTTAGTGCGCAGATAATCGCCATTCTGTAAGAAAATTTACCCCGGTTGAATAAATGTTAATCACTGGTTGTAGCAGATTGCGTAGAGAGTTGTGCTGCGTCATGGCGGGTAGCATAAATTTCCCTGCTGAAAATACGCTCCGGTAGTTTTTTTAATCTTTGTTTGCCAATTCTCACACTTAGCGTAAATCCCCGTCACCTGTATTGACGTTTTCACATTCTGTTGACAGATTGTAGGGCACGAGGGGCACTTCAGGGAGGATCTGCGCTGCAACTCAGTCGCTCTTCTGAAAGGAATCTCCATCCCTTATAACGCCTCAGGGCAACACCGACCGGACCGGGTAAAAAATAAATTAAAGGTCAGGCGGAGTAACACAACAAAAAACATCACATTGGAGCAGAATAACAATGAGTATTTCCTTGAAGAAGTCAGGGATGCTGAAGCTTGGTCTGAGCCTGGTGGCTATGACCGTCGCAGCAGGCGTACAGGCAAAAACCCTGGTCTACTGTTCTGAAGGCTCGCCGGAAGGCTTTAACCCACAGCTCTTTACCTCTGGTACGACGTACGACGCAAGCTCTGTACCTATCTATAACCGTCTGGTTGAATTCAAAACCGGCACCACGGAAGTTATTCCAGGTCTGGCTGAGAAGTGGGAAGTCAGCGAAGACGGTAAAACCTATACCTTCCACCTGCGTCAGGGCGTGAAGTGGCAGGACAGCAAAGAGTTCAAACCAACGCGCGATCTGAATGCAGACGACGTGGTGTTCTCCTTCGACCGTCAGAAGAATGCCCAGAACCCGTACCACAAAGTCTCTGGCGGCAGCTATGAGTACTTCGAAGGGATGGGCCTGCCAGACCTGATCAGCGAAATCAAAAAAGTGGACGACAACACCGTTCAGTTCGTGCTGACTCGTCCTGAAGCACCGTTCCTGGCTGACCTGGCCATGGACTTCGCCTCTATTCTGTCGAAAGAATATGCCGACAACATGCTGAAAGCCGGCACGCCGGAGAAAGTGGACCTGAACCCGGTTGGTACCGGTCCGTTCCAGCTGCTGCAGTATCAGAA
Coding sequences within it:
- a CDS encoding autotransporter domain-containing protein, producing MIIKKISGRHAVTGLVSFLACLLTGNTANAWQQEYIVSDTKSNTTERYTWDDDHQPRYEDILKERILSSQNMPGLALNLPDSSPAEATSTMSVGWSIPVARRFTTGPVAAWHYDGSTPNMYNEFGDSVNTQSLTDPLWHASVSTLGWRVDTRLGDVRPWAQISYNQQFGDNQWKMQSGLGRLAPSTQYGNWMDVTVGADMLINPYMAAYASMSQAENMSTGEDYLYTLGVSARF
- a CDS encoding MFS transporter, which produces MNTSNYNRTRWLTLIGTIVTQFALGSVYTWSLFNSALSEKLDAPVSQVAFSFGLLSLGLALSSSIAGKLQERFGVKRVTMASGILLGVGFFLTAHSSNLMMLWLSAGVLVGLADGAGYLLTLSNCVKWFPERKGLISAFAIGSYGLGSLGFKFIDSHLLATVGLEKTFMIWGAIVLVMILFGATLMKDAPQQEVKSVNGVVENDFTLAQSMRKPQYWMLAVMFLTACMSGLYVIGVAKDIAQGMVKLDAATAANAVTIISIANLSGRLVLGILSDKIARIRVITLGQVVSLVGMAALLFAPLNEVTFFAAIACVAFNFGGTITVFPSLVSEFFGLNNLAKNYGVIYLGFGIGSICGSLIASLFGGFYVTFCVIFALLILSLALSTTIRQPQREIFKEAHA
- a CDS encoding N-acetyltransferase codes for the protein MIRKWLSDDVEPLLTLWLESTTVAHPFIDAQYWQESEAVVREVYLPSAETWVWEEEGQLRGFISVMESAFVGALFVDPAYAGKGIGHALIHHVQQRYPSLSLEVYQKNSRAVNFYHAQGFRIEDSAWQEDTQHPTWLMSWQADQTPSA
- the tag gene encoding DNA-3-methyladenine glycosylase I; amino-acid sequence: MQRCGWVSQDPLYIAYHDKEWGVPETDGKNLFEMICLEGQQAGLSWITVLKKRENYRQAFHRFDPVLVAGMTTADVDRLVLDAGIIRHRGKIEAIIGNARASLAMEENGERFCDFVWSFVDNTPQVTQAATLAEIPTSTPASDALSKALKKRGFKFVGTTICYSFMQACGLVNDHVTACHCHPGGQHDPQMAQ
- the eptB gene encoding kdo(2)-lipid A phosphoethanolamine 7''-transferase, which produces MKYIKAMTQQKLSFLLALYIGLFMNGAVFFRRFDGYAQDFTAWKGVAAVVELVGTVLVTFFLLRLLSLFGRRIWRVLATLVVLCSAGASYYMTFMNVVIGYGIIASVMTTDIDLSKEVVGIHFILWLVCVSILPLLLIWNNRCRYTLLRQLRTPGQRIRSAAVVVLAGLMVWGPIRLLDLQQKNVERTSGVDMPSYGGVVANSYLPSNWISALGLYAWAQVDESSDNKSLMNPAKKFTYQAPSDIDDTYVIFIIGETTRWDHMGILGYERDTTPKLAQEKNLVAFRGYSCDTATKLSLRCMFVREGGASDNPQRTLKEQNVFSVLRQLGFSSDLYAMQSEMWFYSNTMANNIAYREQIGAEPRNRGKSVDDMLLIDEMQRSLQSNQDGKHMIILHTKGSHFNYTQRYPRSFAKWTPECKGVDKDCSKAQLINSYDNSVTYVDHFIDSVIDQVRDKKAIVFYAADHGESINEKEHLHGTPRKMAPPEQFRVPMMLWMSDKYLENPDKAKMFAHLKEQADMKVARRHVELYDTILGCLGYTSPDGGINENNNWCKVPDGAAKAAK